A genomic stretch from Streptomyces sp. QL37 includes:
- a CDS encoding helix-turn-helix transcriptional regulator: MAPRHAPTILQRRFGVELKRLREAAGMTAPEAAGLLGTDRTVISNVEAGRFGISEERLRRLGSIYECDEPDLIDALAAMTGGRKTGWWEEYRGKIPPGFLDVSALEHYAVRLRTVQTAHLPGLFHTEDHARAIFELFVPALPRLEVELRVAHRMARQSVITGDHGTPYSGVIHEAAIRMQLGGRSAARTQLLHLLDAGERTNVTLQVIPFEAGGYPLLGDSSVLYAEAPNHHLDTVQMDSPTGAVFIDSPTQLANFRTRLDLVEEVALTPSESRDLIHSVAKEL; this comes from the coding sequence ATGGCACCACGGCACGCCCCCACCATTCTTCAGCGGCGATTCGGCGTCGAGTTGAAGCGGCTCCGGGAGGCAGCGGGCATGACAGCCCCGGAGGCCGCAGGCCTCCTGGGGACCGACCGGACAGTCATCTCCAATGTGGAGGCCGGGCGCTTCGGCATCAGCGAAGAGCGCCTGCGGCGCTTGGGCAGCATCTACGAATGCGACGAACCCGATCTGATCGACGCACTCGCAGCGATGACAGGCGGCCGTAAGACGGGCTGGTGGGAGGAGTACCGAGGCAAGATTCCGCCAGGTTTCCTGGACGTATCGGCTCTGGAGCACTACGCCGTACGCCTGCGCACGGTCCAGACAGCGCATCTGCCCGGCCTCTTCCACACGGAAGACCACGCACGTGCCATCTTCGAACTCTTTGTCCCGGCGCTGCCCCGCCTCGAAGTAGAACTACGGGTGGCGCACAGAATGGCCCGACAGTCGGTGATCACAGGCGACCACGGGACCCCGTACTCCGGCGTGATCCACGAAGCCGCGATCAGGATGCAGCTCGGAGGCCGCAGTGCTGCGCGCACTCAACTGCTGCACCTGTTGGACGCCGGCGAACGCACCAACGTGACGTTGCAGGTCATCCCGTTCGAAGCGGGCGGTTACCCGCTCCTGGGTGACTCTTCCGTCCTGTACGCGGAGGCACCCAACCATCACCTGGACACGGTGCAGATGGACTCACCGACGGGGGCGGTGTTCATCGACTCGCCCACGCAACTGGCCAACTTCCGAACCAGGCTGGACTTGGTCGAGGAGGTGGCGTTGACTCCTTCCGAGTCCAGGGACTTGATCCACTCCGTCGCCAAGGAGCTGTAA
- a CDS encoding peptidoglycan recognition family protein yields MGNNGSAGSPGKGPGHGISRRSLLIGGGAAAAATAAVAVDEIRRVWWRVPGVEKPRETGELDYAPATWVAASEGNWRRADRPDDYGVDRVIIHVTQGSYESAVRVFQDPAHQAATHYIVGQNGRVTQMIRELDVAYHAGNRSFNERSIGIEHEGFVDRPQDFTAKMYESSARLTAAICKRYDIPVDREHIIGHVEVPGTDHTDPGPHWDWTRYMKLVRAASTAGDRKPRAS; encoded by the coding sequence ATGGGGAACAACGGGAGTGCCGGGTCGCCGGGAAAGGGTCCTGGTCACGGCATCAGCAGGCGCTCGCTGCTGATCGGCGGCGGTGCCGCGGCGGCGGCCACGGCAGCCGTGGCCGTGGACGAGATCCGGCGCGTCTGGTGGCGGGTGCCGGGCGTGGAGAAGCCCCGCGAGACCGGCGAGCTGGACTACGCGCCGGCGACCTGGGTGGCGGCCTCCGAGGGGAACTGGCGTCGGGCCGACCGCCCCGACGACTACGGCGTGGACCGGGTGATCATCCATGTCACCCAGGGGAGCTACGAGAGCGCGGTCAGGGTCTTCCAGGACCCTGCGCACCAGGCGGCCACGCATTACATCGTCGGGCAGAACGGCCGCGTGACCCAGATGATCCGGGAGCTCGACGTGGCGTACCACGCGGGCAACCGCTCCTTCAACGAACGCAGTATCGGCATCGAGCACGAGGGCTTCGTCGACCGCCCGCAGGACTTCACCGCGAAGATGTACGAGTCCTCGGCGCGGCTGACGGCCGCGATATGCAAGCGGTACGACATCCCGGTGGACCGGGAGCACATCATCGGGCACGTCGAGGTGCCCGGCACGGACCACACCGACCCCGGACCGCACTGGGACTGGACCCGCTACATGAAGCTGGTGCGCGCGGCGTCCACGGCGGGAGACAGGAAGCCGCGGGCTAGCTGA
- the mnmA gene encoding tRNA 2-thiouridine(34) synthase MnmA, whose protein sequence is MTQTSQRPLRVLAAMSGGVDSAVAAARAAEAGHDVTGVHLALSANPQSFRTGARGCCTIEDSRDARRAADVIGIPFYVWDLAERFREDVVDDFVAEYEAGRTPNPCLRCNEKIKFAALLDKALALGFDAVCTGHYATVVLKDDGTREMHRASDMAKDQSYVLGVLDEKQLAHAMFPLGDTLTTKDEIRAEAERRGLAVAKKPDSHDICFIADGDTQGFLAGRLGGPAEGDILDEAGAKVGTHEGAFGFTIGQRKGLRIGHPAPDGKPRYVLDISPVNNTVTVGPAEALDVTALTAIRPRWCGTAPAGPGTYTAQLRAHGGETEVTAELLDGTLHVSFTEPVRGVAPGQAVVLYDGTRVVGSATIATTVRREKASATG, encoded by the coding sequence ATGACTCAGACCTCCCAGCGCCCCCTCCGTGTGCTCGCCGCCATGTCGGGCGGAGTCGACTCCGCCGTGGCGGCTGCCCGAGCCGCCGAGGCAGGCCACGACGTGACCGGTGTGCACCTCGCCCTCTCCGCGAACCCGCAGTCCTTCCGGACGGGCGCGCGCGGCTGTTGCACCATCGAGGACTCCCGGGACGCCCGCCGCGCGGCGGACGTCATCGGCATCCCGTTCTACGTCTGGGACCTGGCGGAACGCTTCCGTGAGGACGTCGTGGACGACTTCGTCGCCGAGTACGAGGCCGGACGCACGCCCAACCCCTGCCTGCGCTGCAACGAGAAGATCAAGTTCGCCGCGCTGCTCGACAAGGCGCTGGCCCTCGGCTTCGACGCCGTGTGCACCGGTCACTACGCCACGGTCGTGCTGAAGGACGACGGCACCCGGGAGATGCACCGCGCCTCGGACATGGCCAAGGACCAGAGCTACGTCCTCGGCGTCCTGGACGAGAAGCAGCTCGCACACGCGATGTTCCCGCTGGGTGACACCCTGACCACCAAGGACGAGATCCGGGCCGAGGCCGAGCGCCGGGGCCTGGCGGTCGCGAAGAAGCCCGACAGCCACGACATCTGCTTCATCGCCGACGGTGACACCCAGGGCTTCCTGGCGGGCCGCCTCGGCGGCCCCGCGGAGGGCGACATCCTCGACGAGGCCGGCGCGAAGGTCGGCACCCACGAGGGAGCCTTCGGCTTCACCATCGGCCAGCGCAAGGGGCTGCGCATCGGCCACCCCGCCCCCGACGGCAAGCCCCGCTACGTCCTGGACATCTCCCCGGTGAACAACACGGTGACGGTGGGCCCGGCCGAGGCCCTGGACGTCACCGCCCTCACCGCGATCAGGCCCCGCTGGTGCGGCACGGCCCCCGCGGGCCCCGGAACGTACACCGCCCAGCTCCGCGCCCACGGCGGCGAGACCGAGGTGACCGCGGAACTGCTCGACGGGACGCTCCACGTCTCGTTCACCGAGCCGGTACGGGGCGTGGCCCCGGGCCAGGCGGTCGTGCTTTACGACGGCACCCGGGTCGTCGGGTCCGCCACGATCGCTACGACGGTGCGCCGGGAGAAGGCGTCGGCCACGGGCTGA
- a CDS encoding WXG100 family type VII secretion target: MTADDLSRLADDLGEMQRHLDAQVRRMDAVVDRIESGWRGEAAESYRALHNGAAEDAVRIREILKVLEEAVRMGRDGFTEQELDVLRAMRSVQVDVDVAAEARELSEGTASLPHSRINDL; encoded by the coding sequence GTGACAGCGGACGATCTCAGCCGGCTCGCCGACGACTTGGGTGAGATGCAGCGCCACCTCGATGCTCAGGTCCGGCGGATGGACGCCGTCGTGGACCGCATCGAATCCGGCTGGCGCGGGGAGGCGGCCGAGAGCTACCGGGCACTCCACAACGGAGCTGCCGAGGACGCGGTCCGCATCCGGGAAATCCTCAAGGTGCTGGAAGAAGCCGTACGCATGGGCCGGGACGGCTTCACGGAACAGGAGCTGGACGTGCTTCGCGCCATGCGCTCGGTTCAAGTCGACGTCGACGTGGCTGCCGAGGCGCGTGAGCTCTCCGAGGGCACTGCGTCGCTGCCGCACAGCAGGATCAACGATCTCTGA
- a CDS encoding ATP-binding protein: MRTEPAFHAPYSPDGDHHPAPIPFAGPWSYELSFPRDPRGPRIARATLRAVLDAHELSELGYRAELLASELATNSVRHTQGPAGVRLQWRHPVLRVSVWDLSPDLPEPYRPVVGPDAEAGRGLAILELVADRWGGCAIGDGELGSGGKTVWFELTLGT, encoded by the coding sequence GTGAGGACCGAACCCGCCTTTCACGCCCCGTACAGCCCGGACGGCGACCATCACCCCGCGCCCATCCCCTTCGCCGGCCCCTGGAGCTACGAACTCTCCTTCCCTCGTGACCCGCGAGGCCCTCGCATCGCCCGTGCCACCCTCCGGGCCGTCCTCGACGCGCACGAACTTTCCGAACTGGGCTACCGAGCCGAGTTGCTGGCCTCCGAACTGGCCACCAACTCCGTGCGCCACACCCAAGGCCCCGCCGGTGTACGGCTCCAGTGGCGGCACCCCGTGCTCAGAGTCAGCGTCTGGGACCTCAGCCCGGACCTTCCCGAGCCGTACAGGCCGGTCGTCGGGCCGGATGCCGAAGCCGGGCGGGGCCTGGCCATCCTTGAGCTCGTCGCCGACCGTTGGGGTGGATGCGCCATAGGGGACGGCGAGCTGGGTTCGGGCGGTAAGACCGTGTGGTTCGAGCTGACGCTCGGGACCTGA
- a CDS encoding cysteine desulfurase family protein, with protein MAYLDHAATTPMLPEAIAAMSAQLAVTGNASSLHAAGRRARRTVEESRETLADALGARPSEVVLTSGGTEADNLAVKGLYWARRDADPRRTRVLASPVEHHAVLDAVDWLAEHEGATVEYLPVDAYGRVHPDALREALVRDPDDVALVTVMWANNEIGTVMPIRELAEVAREFGVPMHSDAVQAFGQLEVDFAASGLAAMTVSAHKIGGPFGIGALLLGRDQAPVPVLHGGGQERHVRSGTLDVPAVAAFAVAGRHAAEGREGFAREIGALRDELAAAVLKAVPDALLGGDPAPGGRLPANAHFTFPGCEGDSLLLLLDAQGIECSTGSACTAGIAQPSHVLLATGTDPALARGTLRFSLGHTTTGQDVEELARAIGPAVERARTAGLS; from the coding sequence ATGGCTTACCTCGACCACGCCGCGACCACGCCGATGCTTCCGGAGGCGATCGCGGCGATGTCCGCGCAGCTCGCCGTCACCGGTAACGCGTCCTCCTTGCACGCTGCCGGGCGCCGGGCCCGCCGTACCGTCGAGGAGTCCAGAGAAACCCTCGCCGACGCCCTCGGAGCACGCCCCAGCGAGGTCGTGCTGACCTCCGGCGGTACCGAGGCCGACAACCTCGCGGTGAAGGGCCTCTACTGGGCCCGCCGGGACGCCGACCCCCGGCGCACCCGGGTCCTCGCCAGCCCCGTGGAGCACCACGCCGTCCTCGACGCGGTGGACTGGCTCGCCGAGCACGAGGGCGCCACCGTCGAATACCTCCCGGTCGACGCGTACGGACGTGTGCACCCGGACGCCCTGCGCGAGGCGCTCGTACGCGACCCCGACGACGTCGCCCTGGTCACCGTGATGTGGGCCAACAACGAGATCGGCACGGTCATGCCGATACGTGAACTCGCCGAGGTGGCGCGCGAGTTCGGTGTCCCCATGCACTCCGACGCGGTGCAGGCGTTCGGACAGCTGGAGGTCGACTTCGCCGCCTCCGGGCTGGCCGCCATGACGGTCAGCGCACACAAGATCGGCGGCCCCTTCGGCATCGGCGCGCTGCTGCTCGGCCGCGACCAGGCCCCCGTGCCCGTCCTGCACGGCGGCGGGCAGGAGCGGCATGTGCGCTCCGGCACCCTCGACGTACCCGCCGTGGCCGCGTTCGCCGTGGCCGGGCGGCACGCCGCGGAGGGACGCGAGGGCTTCGCCCGTGAGATCGGCGCACTCCGCGACGAGCTGGCCGCCGCCGTGCTGAAGGCCGTCCCCGACGCGCTCCTGGGCGGCGACCCCGCCCCCGGCGGGCGGCTGCCCGCCAACGCCCACTTCACCTTCCCCGGCTGCGAGGGTGACTCCCTCCTGCTGCTGCTCGACGCCCAGGGCATCGAGTGCTCCACGGGATCGGCGTGCACCGCGGGCATCGCCCAGCCGAGCCATGTGCTGCTGGCCACCGGCACCGACCCCGCGCTGGCACGCGGCACGCTGCGCTTCTCGCTCGGCCACACCACGACCGGCCAGGACGTGGAGGAGCTCGCACGGGCGATCGGCCCCGCGGTCGAGCGGGCCAGGACGGCGGGACTCAGCTAG
- a CDS encoding DUF397 domain-containing protein, translated as MSHVSDPHWVKSSFSDAGGNNCVEVAALADGTGIALRESESPGTTLVASRGALRALLVAIKTRDE; from the coding sequence GTGTCACACGTGTCCGACCCGCACTGGGTGAAGTCGTCGTTCTCCGACGCCGGGGGCAACAACTGCGTCGAGGTCGCCGCGTTGGCTGACGGTACGGGCATCGCGCTACGCGAGAGTGAGAGCCCTGGTACCACCCTGGTCGCCAGCCGGGGCGCACTCAGGGCGCTGCTGGTCGCCATCAAGACCAGAGACGAATAG
- a CDS encoding TetR family transcriptional regulator: MSHTVGIRQAQKLKTRQALLDAALELLEHQSLSSLGLREVTRAVGVTPTAFYRHFDGTAALGVALVEETLGSLHGMIGAILADTGDSEERLDRSVGLIARHVTAQPAHFRFIAREQHGGVGAVRGAIAAQLRGFAEEVAQVLGEEPESAGWDREDLLMLGGLYVDHMVLTASALLDAGPEGEAEVVRVARRRLRLVTLGRAHWLDGP; encoded by the coding sequence ATGAGTCACACCGTCGGCATCCGCCAGGCCCAGAAGCTGAAGACCCGCCAGGCACTGCTCGACGCGGCACTCGAACTGCTGGAGCACCAGAGCCTGAGCAGCCTGGGGCTGCGGGAGGTGACCAGGGCGGTGGGTGTGACCCCGACGGCCTTCTACCGCCACTTCGACGGCACGGCGGCGCTCGGCGTCGCCCTCGTCGAGGAGACCCTGGGCAGCCTGCACGGCATGATCGGCGCGATCCTGGCCGACACGGGGGACAGCGAGGAGCGGCTCGACCGCAGTGTCGGACTGATAGCGCGTCATGTCACGGCGCAGCCCGCCCACTTCCGCTTCATCGCCCGCGAGCAGCACGGCGGTGTCGGGGCGGTCCGCGGGGCCATCGCCGCCCAGCTGCGAGGATTCGCGGAGGAGGTCGCCCAAGTCCTCGGCGAGGAGCCGGAGTCGGCGGGCTGGGACCGGGAGGACCTCCTGATGCTGGGCGGGCTGTACGTCGACCACATGGTGCTGACCGCGTCGGCGCTGCTGGACGCCGGTCCGGAGGGCGAGGCGGAGGTCGTCCGGGTGGCGCGGCGCCGGCTGCGCCTGGTCACGTTGGGCCGGGCCCACTGGCTGGACGGGCCGTAG
- a CDS encoding YafY family protein, translated as MKSDRLLSILLLLQTRGLVPAGELAERLEVSVRTIYRDVEALSASGVPVYAERGRNGGIALLPGFRTDVTGLTADEARALFVLAAQGAHAALGLDAALGSALRKVMAALPAPHRPAAEQTSRRILVDPVRWMSGPQAAVDVGELHDAVFADRRLLLHYRHSGTDTPRVYTVDPYGLVVKAGVWYLTADLDGAPRLFRADRVKRAVLTEEPVVRREGVEPADVWEELRRQVEERPGDVRLRVRVHRSRLDLFVRLCAGVLTGRPEPERQSAGEWLLAELAVPELGWARSLLSFGPELEVLSPPQVRSLLADAAAAVTELYAENG; from the coding sequence GTGAAGTCAGACCGGCTCCTCTCCATCCTGCTGCTCCTCCAGACCCGCGGTCTGGTCCCCGCCGGTGAGCTGGCCGAGCGCCTCGAAGTCTCCGTACGCACCATCTACCGGGACGTCGAGGCGCTCTCGGCCTCCGGCGTGCCCGTGTACGCGGAGCGGGGGCGCAACGGGGGGATCGCGCTGCTGCCCGGCTTCCGCACCGATGTCACCGGGCTCACCGCCGACGAGGCGCGCGCCCTGTTCGTCCTCGCGGCACAGGGCGCCCACGCGGCGCTCGGCCTGGACGCCGCGCTCGGCTCCGCGCTGCGCAAGGTGATGGCCGCGCTCCCGGCTCCGCACCGGCCCGCCGCCGAGCAGACCAGCCGCCGCATCCTGGTGGACCCGGTCCGCTGGATGAGCGGTCCGCAGGCCGCCGTCGACGTGGGCGAGCTGCACGACGCGGTCTTCGCCGACCGGCGGCTGCTGCTCCACTACCGGCACAGCGGCACGGACACCCCCCGCGTCTACACCGTCGACCCGTACGGCCTCGTGGTGAAGGCCGGCGTCTGGTACCTGACGGCCGACCTGGACGGCGCGCCCCGGCTCTTCCGCGCGGACCGGGTGAAGCGGGCGGTCCTCACCGAGGAGCCCGTGGTGCGCCGGGAAGGCGTCGAGCCCGCCGACGTCTGGGAGGAGCTGCGCCGTCAGGTCGAGGAGCGGCCGGGGGACGTACGGCTCCGGGTGCGCGTGCACCGCTCCCGGCTGGATCTCTTCGTACGTCTGTGCGCGGGGGTGCTGACCGGACGGCCGGAGCCGGAGCGGCAGTCGGCGGGGGAGTGGCTGCTGGCCGAGCTCGCGGTGCCCGAGCTCGGGTGGGCGCGCTCCCTGCTCTCCTTCGGGCCGGAGCTCGAGGTGCTGTCGCCTCCTCAGGTGCGAAGCCTGCTCGCCGATGCCGCGGCCGCGGTCACGGAGCTGTACGCAGAAAACGGGTGA
- a CDS encoding alpha/beta fold hydrolase yields MNDWTLDRTFISSAGEVRWATLGPEQAPPVVLVHGTPFSSYVWRGIARGLAQDHRVYVWDLPGYGASAQYDGQDVSLRSQGWVLAELIEHWGLDEPAVAAHDFGGCVALRAHLLHGARYRRLALVDPVALAPWGSPAYRLLGGRSEVFGELPPDLHRALVTQYVGSASHRGLRPAVLDRLVAPWCTEAGQPAFYRQIAQNDQRFTDEIQHRYGELELPVLVCWGTEDTWIPVTRGHELAGMIPGAELRLIEGAGHLVQEDAPAELTAALTRFLRTAP; encoded by the coding sequence ATGAACGACTGGACGCTGGACCGGACCTTCATCAGTTCCGCGGGCGAGGTGCGCTGGGCGACGCTGGGGCCCGAGCAGGCTCCGCCCGTGGTCCTGGTGCACGGCACGCCCTTCTCCTCGTACGTCTGGAGGGGCATCGCCCGGGGGCTGGCACAGGACCACCGCGTGTACGTGTGGGACCTGCCGGGCTACGGCGCCTCCGCGCAGTACGACGGCCAGGACGTGTCGCTCCGCTCCCAGGGCTGGGTGCTCGCCGAGCTCATCGAGCACTGGGGGCTCGACGAACCGGCCGTGGCCGCCCATGACTTCGGGGGCTGCGTCGCCCTGCGGGCCCACCTCCTGCACGGCGCCCGCTACCGGCGGCTGGCCCTCGTCGACCCGGTGGCGCTGGCCCCGTGGGGCTCGCCCGCCTACCGGCTGCTCGGGGGCCGGTCCGAGGTCTTCGGCGAGCTCCCGCCGGACCTGCACCGGGCCCTGGTGACGCAGTACGTCGGCTCGGCCAGCCACCGGGGGCTGCGTCCGGCGGTGCTGGACAGGCTCGTCGCCCCCTGGTGCACGGAGGCCGGACAGCCCGCGTTCTACCGGCAGATCGCCCAGAACGACCAGCGGTTCACCGACGAGATCCAGCACCGTTACGGCGAGCTGGAGCTGCCGGTGCTGGTGTGCTGGGGCACGGAGGACACCTGGATCCCGGTCACCCGGGGCCATGAGCTGGCCGGGATGATCCCGGGTGCCGAGCTGCGGCTGATCGAGGGGGCCGGACATCTGGTCCAGGAGGACGCGCCCGCCGAGCTCACCGCGGCCCTCACCCGTTTTCTGCGTACAGCTCCGTGA
- a CDS encoding WXG100 family type VII secretion target translates to MSDDHIGVTFSTLRDLAGDLEDILKQLNERLETLYDRTEKVVLTWEGEARNAFVDELDKWDHQMQDLQATQAWLHDVVTTGHSNYAETHRAILRGWGAA, encoded by the coding sequence GTGTCCGACGACCACATAGGCGTCACTTTTTCCACTCTTCGGGATCTGGCCGGCGATCTCGAGGACATACTCAAGCAGCTCAACGAGAGGCTGGAGACGCTCTACGACAGGACCGAAAAAGTCGTCCTCACCTGGGAAGGAGAGGCTCGGAACGCATTCGTGGACGAGCTCGACAAGTGGGACCACCAGATGCAGGACCTCCAGGCCACCCAGGCGTGGCTGCATGATGTCGTCACGACGGGCCACAGCAACTACGCGGAAACCCACCGGGCGATCCTGCGCGGATGGGGAGCGGCCTGA
- a CDS encoding serine/threonine-protein kinase, translating into MFDLTGSGAKPLEEGDPREIGGIPLAGRLGSGGMGRVYLGVHEGRYVAVKQVLPSIAGEDQDFVRRFGHELDNLAELPAEATAPLIASDRDARPPWLATAYVPGLTLSDAVRLHKGPLPARTLWLLLREAAAGLVPVHALGMVHRDLKPSNVMLTVEGATVIDFGVARATEQSQLTRSGMVVGTPAYMAPEQAITKRDLTGAADVFALGSVIAYAAGGRPPFGEESGPAVLYRIVHEEPDLAAVRELDPGLADVVAACLAKDPEARPTASELVRRATEHGPFTAPLWPGSISGDLDEKAAFAADVQEIEVSPPVSVATRNLGRKPRTKFRDRPRRARVVFAVLPVVVTAGGVTLAVQLLPFISGTDGHKAAGPSVPATAPAVPAASASGASPSGSASPEKSPKDKEREKEKDGGGKGGDKTADGGSAPAPGAGDAGGGSQDGSGGSDASGGAGGSGGSGSSGGSSDSGGSTGSGGSSSGGTTTPSGAYRYRNAENGKCLIAAYSAPPSTGDCGAAGTRWTVLPLSDGSFQLGHESGRTCLSAGVLNGGILQLSCNESDLRRWRAGAGGTVVSVRTGGCLDLGNGGATTSRCSGKASQRWTAF; encoded by the coding sequence GTGTTCGACCTGACGGGCAGTGGGGCCAAGCCCCTGGAGGAGGGGGATCCGAGGGAAATCGGCGGGATCCCGCTCGCGGGCAGGCTCGGCTCCGGCGGAATGGGGCGCGTCTACCTCGGAGTCCACGAGGGGCGGTACGTCGCAGTCAAGCAGGTGCTGCCCTCCATCGCCGGCGAGGACCAGGACTTCGTCCGCCGCTTCGGGCACGAGCTGGACAACCTCGCCGAGCTGCCCGCGGAGGCCACCGCGCCCCTGATCGCCAGCGACCGCGACGCCCGGCCCCCGTGGCTGGCGACCGCATACGTCCCCGGCCTCACCCTGAGCGACGCCGTCAGGCTGCACAAGGGCCCGCTGCCCGCCCGTACCCTGTGGCTCCTGCTGCGCGAGGCGGCCGCAGGGCTGGTCCCCGTGCACGCGCTGGGCATGGTGCACCGGGACCTCAAGCCGTCCAACGTCATGCTGACGGTCGAGGGCGCCACGGTCATCGACTTCGGCGTGGCCCGCGCCACCGAGCAGAGCCAGCTCACCAGGAGCGGCATGGTGGTCGGCACCCCGGCCTACATGGCTCCGGAACAGGCGATCACGAAGCGGGACCTGACCGGCGCCGCCGATGTGTTCGCGCTGGGCTCGGTCATCGCGTACGCGGCCGGTGGGCGCCCGCCCTTCGGCGAGGAGTCCGGCCCCGCCGTGCTGTACCGCATCGTGCACGAGGAGCCCGACCTGGCGGCGGTGCGGGAGCTGGACCCCGGGCTCGCCGACGTCGTCGCGGCCTGTCTCGCCAAGGATCCCGAGGCCCGGCCCACCGCGTCCGAGCTGGTGCGGCGTGCCACGGAGCACGGGCCGTTCACGGCTCCGCTGTGGCCCGGGTCGATCAGCGGGGACCTCGATGAGAAGGCCGCCTTCGCGGCGGACGTCCAGGAGATCGAGGTGTCGCCGCCCGTGTCCGTGGCGACGCGGAACCTCGGGCGGAAGCCGCGTACGAAGTTCCGTGACCGGCCGCGGCGGGCCCGTGTCGTCTTCGCCGTCCTCCCCGTCGTCGTGACGGCGGGCGGGGTGACTCTCGCCGTCCAGCTCCTTCCCTTCATCTCGGGGACGGACGGCCACAAGGCCGCCGGGCCGTCCGTCCCCGCCACGGCCCCGGCGGTGCCCGCCGCCTCGGCCTCGGGCGCCAGCCCGTCGGGTTCGGCGTCACCGGAGAAGTCGCCGAAGGACAAGGAGAGGGAGAAGGAGAAGGACGGGGGAGGCAAGGGAGGCGACAAGACGGCGGACGGGGGTTCCGCCCCTGCCCCGGGAGCCGGGGACGCGGGCGGTGGTTCCCAGGACGGCTCCGGCGGGTCGGATGCGTCGGGCGGAGCCGGCGGCTCGGGCGGGTCCGGCTCATCGGGAGGCTCCAGTGATTCCGGCGGCTCCACCGGCTCCGGCGGATCCAGCTCCGGGGGCACCACCACGCCCTCCGGGGCCTACCGCTACCGCAACGCCGAGAACGGCAAATGTCTCATTGCCGCCTACAGCGCTCCCCCGAGCACGGGTGACTGCGGGGCCGCGGGTACCCGCTGGACGGTCCTGCCCCTGTCCGACGGATCCTTCCAGCTCGGCCATGAGTCGGGCAGGACCTGTCTGAGTGCCGGCGTGCTCAACGGGGGCATCCTGCAGCTCTCCTGCAACGAGTCCGACCTGCGCCGCTGGCGTGCGGGGGCGGGAGGCACCGTCGTGAGCGTCCGTACCGGGGGCTGCCTCGACCTGGGAAACGGCGGTGCCACGACGAGCCGCTGCTCGGGCAAGGCGTCCCAGCGCTGGACGGCCTTCTGA